Proteins encoded within one genomic window of Streptomyces profundus:
- a CDS encoding RNA polymerase sigma factor SigF has product MSPAPRTHEPHTGASAKDAAATAAASPAPEDVLASLPEIPPFDEVAPLDARELSKSLFARMGDLEEGSHEYAYVRNTLVELNLALVKFAAARFRSRSEPMEDIIQVGTIGLIKAIDRFETDRGVEFPTFAMPTIVGEIKRFFRDTSWSVRVPRRLQELRLDLAKAGDELAQKLDRSPTVAELATRLGLSEDEIVEGMAASNAYTASSLDAQPEEDDAEGALADRIGYEDHGLEGIEYIESLKPLIAELTPRDRKILSLRFVANMTQSEIGEELGISQMHVSRLLARTLRKLRRGLMVEE; this is encoded by the coding sequence ATGTCACCGGCCCCTCGTACCCACGAACCGCATACCGGCGCTTCCGCGAAGGACGCCGCCGCCACGGCAGCCGCTTCTCCGGCACCCGAGGACGTGCTCGCGTCCCTGCCCGAGATCCCGCCCTTCGACGAGGTGGCGCCGCTGGACGCGCGTGAGCTGTCCAAGAGCCTCTTCGCCCGCATGGGGGACCTCGAAGAGGGCAGCCACGAGTACGCGTATGTGCGTAACACGCTGGTGGAACTCAACCTGGCACTGGTGAAGTTCGCCGCGGCCCGGTTCCGCTCCCGCAGCGAACCCATGGAAGACATCATCCAGGTCGGCACCATCGGTCTGATCAAGGCGATCGACCGCTTCGAGACCGACCGTGGCGTGGAGTTTCCCACCTTCGCGATGCCGACCATCGTCGGCGAGATCAAGCGTTTCTTCCGGGACACCTCCTGGTCGGTCCGGGTGCCCCGCCGCCTCCAGGAACTGCGCCTCGACCTGGCCAAGGCCGGCGACGAGCTGGCGCAGAAGCTGGACCGCTCACCGACCGTGGCCGAGCTGGCGACCCGCCTCGGCCTCTCCGAGGACGAGATCGTGGAGGGCATGGCGGCGTCCAACGCGTACACCGCCAGCTCCCTGGACGCCCAACCGGAAGAGGACGACGCCGAGGGCGCGCTGGCCGACCGGATCGGCTACGAGGACCACGGCCTGGAGGGCATCGAGTACATCGAGTCCCTCAAGCCGCTGATCGCGGAGCTCACACCGCGTGATCGCAAGATCCTCTCGCTGCGCTTCGTCGCGAACATGACGCAGTCCGAGATCGGTGAGGAGCTGGGCATCTCCCAGATGCACGTCTCCCGCCTGCTCGCCAGAACCCTGCGAAAACTACGCCGCGGCCTGATGGTCGAGGAGTGA
- a CDS encoding MOSC domain-containing protein yields the protein MPLLLSVNLGRAAAVAATDAPSGLTGIDKRPTDAPVAVRAPGPKGTGGSGLDGDAIADLRHHGGDDQAVYAYAREDLDRWAAELDRPLTNGVFGENLTTSGLDVNDARIGERWLIGDTLLIEATAPRIPCATFADWLGERGWIKRFAASATPGAYFRVLQPGVVRAGDRIEVTHRPEHEVSVALVFRAMLGESELRPRIVAAGPALPASLYAKARAWAGETNPTPAERPRRTGG from the coding sequence ATGCCCCTCCTGCTGAGCGTCAACCTGGGCCGTGCCGCGGCCGTCGCCGCGACGGACGCGCCGAGCGGCCTGACCGGCATCGACAAGCGGCCCACCGACGCCCCCGTGGCGGTGCGCGCGCCCGGGCCGAAGGGCACGGGCGGCAGTGGCCTCGACGGGGACGCGATCGCCGATCTGCGGCATCACGGCGGGGACGACCAGGCGGTGTACGCCTATGCCAGGGAGGACCTGGACCGCTGGGCCGCCGAGCTCGACCGCCCGCTCACCAACGGCGTCTTCGGCGAGAACCTGACCACCTCGGGCCTGGACGTGAACGACGCCCGGATCGGTGAACGCTGGCTCATCGGCGACACGTTGCTGATCGAGGCCACCGCCCCCCGCATCCCGTGTGCCACCTTCGCCGACTGGCTGGGCGAGCGGGGCTGGATCAAACGCTTCGCGGCCTCGGCCACGCCCGGCGCCTACTTCCGGGTGCTCCAGCCGGGAGTGGTCCGGGCCGGCGACCGCATCGAGGTGACCCACCGCCCGGAGCACGAGGTGTCCGTCGCCCTCGTCTTCCGGGCCATGCTGGGCGAATCGGAGCTGCGGCCCCGGATCGTGGCCGCCGGTCCCGCGCTCCCCGCCAGCCTGTATGCCAAGGCCAGGGCCTGGGCCGGGGAGACCAACCCGACGCCAGCGGAACGCCCGAGGCGCACGGGGGGCTGA
- a CDS encoding ATP-binding protein, whose amino-acid sequence MGTTRPRPAGDHGAEPQVTAEEPVRQVRRLRLIGTTGVVSRAREFTRQALHDWGWLPAADDDQYAAAEDVLLVVSELVTNACLHAGGPEELRVGRGGKLVRVEVLDRGSGTPALRTTRRPGRPGGHGMFIVQRLCLDWGVVREPDAAGKTVWAELGTPTPS is encoded by the coding sequence ATGGGGACGACTCGACCGCGCCCGGCGGGTGACCATGGCGCGGAGCCCCAGGTCACCGCCGAGGAGCCAGTCCGACAGGTACGCAGGCTGCGGCTGATCGGCACGACCGGAGTGGTCTCCAGGGCTCGTGAGTTCACCCGCCAGGCGCTGCACGACTGGGGCTGGTTGCCGGCGGCGGACGACGATCAGTACGCCGCCGCCGAGGATGTGCTGCTGGTCGTCTCCGAGCTGGTCACCAACGCCTGTCTGCACGCCGGCGGTCCCGAGGAGCTGCGGGTCGGCCGGGGCGGCAAGCTGGTGCGGGTGGAGGTGCTCGACCGGGGCTCGGGCACGCCGGCGCTGCGCACCACGCGCCGGCCCGGCCGCCCCGGCGGCCACGGGATGTTCATCGTGCAGCGCCTCTGCCTGGACTGGGGCGTGGTGCGCGAGCCGGACGCCGCCGGCAAGACGGTCTGGGCCGAGCTGGGCACGCCCACGCCGAGCTGA
- a CDS encoding ATP-binding protein has protein sequence MRRRLINSTLSVVLVVIAVFGVSLFFVETRTIESSARDRLEAEAARLLADVESRLAAGQPVTAEDMRASAPADRHVVIELVGRPAIRLGEPAGEAPMETSQTGTHGETVTVQQPRSVVSDEIARMLMIILVVSLLAVAAAALLAVRQARRVSAPLTDLAETAERLGSGDPRPRHRRYGVAELDRVADVLDTSAERIARMLTAERRLAADASHQLRTPLTALSMRLEEIVATEDREIVKEEATVALAQVERLTDVVQRLLTNSRDARLGSAIGFDLDEVVAQQMEEWRPAYRSAGRALVRSGKQGQRAVGTPGAVAQVLATLVENSLMHGAGTVALRIRVTGNQVVVEVTDEGPGVPKELGARVFERTVSGRNSTGLGLAVARDLAEADGGRLELLGQHPPVFALFLSREFEREAQGGA, from the coding sequence GTGCGCCGTCGTCTGATCAACTCCACACTGTCGGTGGTCCTGGTGGTGATCGCCGTGTTCGGGGTCTCCCTGTTCTTCGTGGAGACCAGGACCATCGAGTCCAGCGCGCGCGACCGGCTGGAGGCCGAGGCGGCGCGGCTGCTCGCCGATGTGGAGAGCCGGCTGGCCGCCGGGCAGCCGGTGACGGCTGAGGACATGCGCGCCTCGGCGCCGGCCGACCGCCATGTGGTGATCGAACTGGTGGGACGGCCCGCCATCCGGCTGGGCGAGCCGGCCGGCGAGGCGCCGATGGAGACCTCGCAGACCGGGACGCACGGCGAGACGGTGACCGTTCAACAGCCCAGGAGCGTCGTCAGCGACGAGATCGCCCGGATGCTGATGATCATCCTGGTGGTCTCGCTGCTGGCCGTCGCAGCGGCGGCGCTGCTGGCGGTGCGCCAGGCGCGCCGGGTCTCGGCGCCGCTGACCGATCTGGCGGAGACCGCCGAACGCCTCGGCTCGGGCGATCCGCGACCGCGCCACCGGAGATACGGCGTCGCGGAGCTGGACCGGGTGGCCGATGTGCTGGACACCAGCGCGGAGCGCATCGCCCGGATGCTGACGGCCGAGCGGCGGCTCGCCGCCGACGCCTCGCACCAGTTGCGCACGCCGCTGACCGCGCTCTCCATGCGGCTTGAGGAGATCGTCGCCACCGAGGACCGGGAGATCGTCAAGGAGGAGGCGACGGTCGCCCTGGCCCAGGTGGAACGGCTCACCGATGTCGTGCAGCGGCTGCTGACCAACTCCAGGGACGCCCGGCTCGGCTCGGCGATCGGGTTCGATCTGGACGAGGTCGTGGCCCAGCAGATGGAGGAGTGGCGGCCGGCCTACCGCAGCGCGGGGCGGGCCCTGGTGCGCTCGGGGAAGCAGGGCCAACGCGCGGTCGGCACGCCGGGCGCGGTCGCCCAGGTGCTGGCGACGCTGGTGGAGAACTCGCTGATGCACGGGGCCGGCACGGTGGCGCTGCGCATCCGGGTCACGGGCAACCAGGTGGTGGTCGAGGTGACGGACGAGGGCCCCGGGGTGCCGAAGGAGCTGGGCGCCCGGGTCTTCGAACGCACGGTGAGCGGCCGGAACTCCACCGGGCTCGGGCTGGCCGTGGCGCGGGATCTGGCCGAGGCGGACGGTGGACGGCTGGAGCTGCTGGGGCAGCATCCGCCGGTCTTCGCCCTGTTCCTCAGCCGCGAGTTCGAGCGCGAGGCGCAGGGCGGGGCCTGA
- a CDS encoding zinc-binding dehydrogenase gives MRAWTIDHNAPGQLSLAEVPDPEPAPDQALIRVAAFSLNHGEVVHLVPNAEQGTVPGWDAAGVVVRAAEDGSGPPVGSRVVSVDADGAWAELRAVRTDAVGVVPDDVDLGAVSTLPVAAGSALRGLRRVGPILGRRVLVAGAGSGVGRYALQLAARGGAEVVASTTDPAKADALRALGATEVVVGADGIEGLTRPVHGVIDLVGGDHMVAAYRVLAPGGVLVALGHTAGRGESFRVGDFDGPLGHDRMITSFFLLDDRVGIADDLSWLAGLLGRGELSAGIGWRGGWAELVEGAAALAAGRVPGKAVLDIGAAPTV, from the coding sequence GTGCGCGCCTGGACCATCGACCACAACGCCCCCGGGCAGCTGTCCCTCGCCGAGGTGCCCGACCCCGAACCGGCCCCGGACCAGGCCCTGATCAGGGTGGCGGCCTTCTCGCTCAACCACGGCGAGGTGGTGCATCTGGTGCCGAACGCGGAGCAGGGCACGGTGCCGGGCTGGGACGCGGCGGGCGTGGTGGTGCGCGCGGCCGAGGACGGCTCGGGCCCGCCGGTCGGATCCCGGGTCGTGTCGGTGGACGCCGACGGCGCGTGGGCCGAGCTGCGCGCCGTGCGCACGGACGCGGTCGGGGTCGTCCCCGACGATGTGGATCTGGGCGCGGTCAGCACCCTGCCGGTGGCCGCCGGTTCGGCGTTGCGGGGGCTGCGGCGGGTGGGGCCGATCCTGGGGCGGCGCGTGCTGGTGGCCGGCGCCGGCAGCGGGGTGGGCCGGTACGCCCTGCAGTTGGCGGCCCGAGGCGGTGCCGAGGTGGTCGCGAGCACCACCGACCCCGCCAAGGCGGACGCGCTGCGTGCGCTGGGCGCCACCGAGGTGGTCGTGGGCGCAGACGGGATCGAGGGGTTGACGCGGCCCGTGCACGGCGTGATCGATCTGGTGGGCGGCGACCATATGGTCGCGGCCTACCGGGTGTTGGCGCCCGGCGGGGTGCTGGTGGCCCTGGGGCACACGGCGGGGCGCGGCGAGTCGTTCCGGGTCGGGGACTTCGACGGGCCGCTCGGGCACGACCGGATGATCACCTCCTTCTTCCTGCTGGACGACAGGGTGGGTATCGCTGACGACCTCAGCTGGCTGGCCGGTCTGCTGGGGCGCGGCGAGCTCTCCGCCGGCATCGGGTGGCGCGGCGGCTGGGCGGAACTGGTCGAGGGAGCCGCCGCGTTGGCGGCGGGCAGGGTCCCCGGCAAGGCCGTGCTGGACATCGGCGCGGCTCCCACCGTCTGA
- a CDS encoding STAS domain-containing protein — protein MDRGVPGEMYRRQLTVDVRRVGAGAVVAPAGELDHHSAERLQTALRECVTSGHARIVIDCSGLEFCDSIGLNVLLTTRMEAEAVGGSVHLAEMPPIVARVLEITGAGAVFAVHETLAEALAALPAD, from the coding sequence ATGGACCGTGGTGTGCCGGGCGAGATGTACCGGCGTCAGTTGACGGTCGATGTTCGGCGAGTGGGCGCAGGGGCTGTCGTCGCTCCCGCTGGTGAGCTGGATCACCATTCCGCGGAGCGACTCCAGACGGCGTTGCGGGAGTGCGTCACATCCGGCCATGCCCGGATTGTCATTGATTGTTCTGGCCTTGAGTTCTGTGACTCCATCGGACTCAATGTGCTTCTCACCACACGTATGGAAGCGGAGGCGGTGGGCGGTTCGGTGCACCTGGCCGAAATGCCGCCGATTGTCGCCCGAGTTCTGGAGATAACGGGCGCCGGCGCGGTCTTCGCCGTGCACGAGACGCTCGCCGAGGCGTTGGCCGCCCTGCCGGCCGACTGA
- a CDS encoding GtrA family protein, which yields MREELRFRARLRGLAREAAKFGTVGAFGFLVNVLVFNLCGQAAGLAPVRSGVIATSAAICTNYLGNRYWTYRHRDKSGRRREIALFLLFSAVGMVIENGALALSHYGLGLTSPLADNLAKNVIGLGIGSLFRFWSYRTWVFRQRATAPAPPPDPVPVGPPLR from the coding sequence ATGCGCGAGGAGCTTCGCTTCCGGGCCCGGCTGCGAGGGCTCGCCAGAGAGGCGGCGAAGTTCGGCACGGTCGGCGCCTTCGGGTTCCTGGTCAACGTGCTCGTGTTCAACCTCTGCGGGCAGGCGGCCGGCCTGGCCCCGGTGCGGTCCGGCGTCATCGCCACCTCGGCGGCCATCTGCACCAACTACCTGGGCAACCGTTACTGGACCTACCGCCATCGGGACAAGTCGGGGCGCCGCCGCGAGATCGCGCTGTTCCTGCTCTTCTCCGCCGTCGGCATGGTCATCGAGAACGGTGCGCTGGCGCTCTCCCACTACGGCCTCGGCCTCACCTCGCCGCTGGCGGACAACCTGGCGAAGAACGTGATCGGCCTCGGCATCGGCTCGCTGTTCCGCTTCTGGTCCTACCGCACCTGGGTCTTCCGACAGCGCGCCACGGCCCCCGCCCCGCCGCCGGACCCGGTGCCCGTCGGCCCGCCCCTGCGCTGA
- a CDS encoding TetR family transcriptional regulator yields MTEHESSGRRPTLRERKKLRTRQALVTEALRRFTTRGFAETTLDELVEAVEISQRTFFRNFASKEDVALAPEQELWATYVDVFARQPAGDAPFADYQRALFATVASMDEGWAARFRDSRTLAERTPALAGHSLRNCAEATDRVLGVTARGPEEGPDAEVRLRLLLELMLSAWRWAVHDWLRAEPGPDDREGLLQRARHAFALLPEVAALASA; encoded by the coding sequence GTGACGGAACACGAGAGTTCGGGGAGGCGGCCGACCCTGCGCGAACGCAAGAAGCTGCGCACCCGGCAGGCGTTGGTGACGGAGGCGCTGCGCAGGTTCACGACCCGGGGGTTCGCCGAGACCACGCTGGACGAGCTGGTGGAGGCGGTCGAGATCTCCCAGCGAACCTTCTTCCGGAACTTCGCTTCCAAGGAGGATGTCGCGCTCGCGCCCGAACAGGAGCTGTGGGCGACCTATGTCGACGTGTTCGCGCGACAGCCCGCGGGGGACGCCCCGTTCGCCGACTACCAACGGGCGTTGTTCGCGACCGTCGCGAGCATGGACGAGGGCTGGGCCGCGCGGTTCCGCGACAGCCGGACGCTGGCCGAACGCACCCCGGCGCTGGCCGGCCACAGCCTCCGGAACTGCGCCGAGGCCACCGATCGGGTCCTGGGCGTCACGGCGCGAGGGCCGGAGGAGGGGCCGGACGCGGAGGTGCGCCTACGGCTGCTCCTGGAGCTGATGCTGTCCGCCTGGCGTTGGGCGGTCCACGACTGGCTCCGCGCCGAACCGGGGCCGGACGACCGGGAGGGGCTGCTCCAGCGCGCCCGCCACGCCTTCGCCCTCCTACCCGAGGTCGCGGCCCTCGCCTCGGCGTGA
- the hutI gene encoding imidazolonepropionase translates to MSSIAITHINTLVTNDPSLGIGPLGQIQDAALVIEGDRIAWIGTSSRAPATDSHFDAAGRTVIPGFVDSHSHLLFAGERGAEFHARMSGRPYAAGGIATTVAATREADDAELARRLALFRAEMARQGTTTVETKSGYGLTVADEARALRIAAGQLREVTFLGAHIVPPEYADDPAGYVALVTGPMLDACAPHARWIDAFCEEGAFDADQARAVLTAGQARGLRPRLHANQLGHGPGVQLAVELGAAAADHCTHLTDADVDALARGRTVATLLPGCEFSTRAPYPDARRLLDAGAVVAIATDCNPGSSFTSSMPFCLAVAVREMGMTPDEALWAATAGGAAALERTDIGRLAPGCRADLALLDAPEPVHLAYRPGVPLVAAVWRDGTRIV, encoded by the coding sequence ATGTCCAGCATCGCCATCACCCATATCAACACCCTGGTCACCAACGACCCCTCCCTCGGCATCGGACCACTGGGCCAGATCCAGGACGCGGCCCTCGTGATCGAAGGAGACCGCATCGCCTGGATCGGTACGTCCAGTAGAGCACCCGCCACTGACAGTCACTTCGACGCGGCGGGCCGCACCGTGATCCCCGGCTTCGTGGACTCCCACTCCCACCTGCTGTTCGCCGGCGAGAGGGGCGCGGAGTTCCACGCCCGGATGTCCGGGCGCCCCTACGCCGCCGGCGGGATCGCCACCACGGTCGCCGCCACCCGGGAAGCCGACGACGCCGAACTCGCCCGGCGGCTCGCCCTGTTCCGCGCCGAGATGGCCCGTCAGGGCACCACCACGGTGGAGACCAAGTCGGGCTACGGGCTCACCGTCGCCGACGAGGCCCGCGCGCTGCGGATCGCCGCCGGGCAACTGCGCGAGGTCACCTTTCTGGGGGCCCATATCGTGCCGCCCGAGTACGCCGACGACCCCGCCGGCTATGTCGCCCTGGTGACCGGACCGATGCTCGACGCCTGCGCGCCCCACGCCCGGTGGATCGACGCCTTCTGCGAGGAGGGCGCCTTCGACGCCGACCAGGCGCGTGCCGTGCTCACCGCGGGCCAGGCCCGTGGCCTGCGCCCCCGCCTGCACGCCAACCAACTCGGCCACGGCCCCGGCGTCCAACTCGCGGTGGAACTGGGCGCCGCCGCCGCGGACCACTGCACCCACCTCACCGACGCGGATGTCGACGCCCTCGCGCGGGGACGGACCGTGGCCACCCTGCTGCCCGGGTGCGAGTTCTCCACCCGGGCGCCCTATCCGGACGCCAGAAGGCTGCTGGACGCAGGCGCCGTGGTCGCGATCGCCACCGACTGCAACCCCGGTTCGTCCTTCACCAGCTCCATGCCGTTCTGTCTGGCCGTCGCGGTCCGAGAGATGGGCATGACCCCCGACGAGGCGCTCTGGGCCGCCACCGCCGGGGGAGCGGCGGCCCTGGAACGCACCGACATCGGGCGGCTGGCGCCGGGCTGTCGCGCCGATCTGGCGCTGCTGGACGCGCCGGAGCCGGTCCACCTCGCCTACCGGCCGGGCGTCCCCCTGGTGGCGGCGGTCTGGCGGGACGGCACGCGAATCGTCTGA
- a CDS encoding formimidoylglutamate deiminase, which produces MSLTAQTYWAEHASLGGVVEPGVVIATAVDGTITEVRPGVPAPPVGAVSLRGLTIPGLANVHSHAFHRALRASAQVGAGTFWTWRNAMYELSSLLDPDGYHALARAVYAEMALAGITCVGEFHYLHHQRDGTPYGNPNAMGEALIAAAADAGIRITLLDTCYLAAGFGQPPSRSQLRFSDRTADAWADRAEALRGTDVARIGAAIHSVRAVPAEALATVADWAAQRERPLHVHLSEQPRENEECQAAHGRTPTQLLADHGVLTRRTTAVHATHLEPGDLALLGGAGTGACLCPTTERDLADGIGPAGQLRGAGCPLSLGSDSHAVIDILEEARALETGERLRSHVRGHFTADQLLRAATEQGHAALGWPEAGRLEAGALADFATISLDTVRTAGPPPRLAVQAAIFAATAADVRHTVVGGRHIVRHGSHQLVHDTSRALRRAIAGVHANL; this is translated from the coding sequence ATGTCGCTGACCGCGCAGACGTACTGGGCCGAACACGCTTCGCTCGGCGGCGTGGTGGAGCCGGGCGTGGTGATCGCCACGGCCGTCGACGGCACCATCACGGAGGTGCGCCCCGGCGTGCCGGCACCGCCCGTCGGCGCCGTCTCGCTGCGCGGTCTCACCATCCCCGGCCTCGCCAACGTGCACAGCCACGCCTTCCACCGCGCCCTGCGCGCCAGCGCCCAGGTCGGCGCCGGCACCTTCTGGACCTGGCGCAACGCCATGTACGAACTCTCCTCTCTGCTGGACCCCGACGGCTACCACGCCCTGGCCCGCGCCGTGTACGCCGAGATGGCCCTGGCCGGCATCACCTGCGTGGGCGAGTTCCACTACCTGCACCACCAGCGGGACGGCACGCCCTACGGGAACCCCAACGCCATGGGCGAGGCCCTGATCGCGGCGGCGGCCGACGCCGGCATCCGTATCACCCTCCTCGACACCTGCTATCTGGCCGCCGGCTTCGGCCAGCCCCCGAGCCGCTCCCAACTGCGCTTCTCCGACCGGACGGCGGATGCCTGGGCGGATCGCGCCGAAGCGCTGCGCGGCACCGATGTCGCCCGGATCGGGGCGGCCATCCACTCGGTGCGGGCCGTTCCCGCCGAGGCCCTGGCCACCGTGGCCGACTGGGCCGCCCAGCGGGAGCGCCCACTGCATGTCCACCTCTCCGAACAGCCCAGGGAGAACGAGGAGTGCCAGGCGGCACATGGCCGCACCCCCACCCAACTCCTCGCTGACCACGGCGTGTTGACCCGACGCACCACCGCCGTGCACGCGACCCATCTGGAGCCGGGCGATCTGGCCCTGCTCGGCGGCGCCGGGACCGGCGCCTGCCTGTGCCCCACCACGGAACGCGACCTCGCGGACGGCATCGGCCCGGCCGGCCAGCTGCGCGGCGCCGGCTGCCCGTTGAGCCTGGGCAGCGACAGCCATGCCGTGATCGACATCCTTGAGGAGGCGCGCGCCCTGGAGACGGGCGAACGCCTGCGCAGCCACGTCCGGGGACACTTCACCGCCGACCAACTGCTGCGCGCCGCCACCGAGCAGGGGCACGCGGCCCTGGGCTGGCCCGAGGCCGGCCGGCTGGAGGCGGGGGCGCTCGCGGACTTCGCCACCATCTCCCTGGACACCGTGCGCACCGCGGGCCCGCCGCCCCGCCTCGCCGTCCAGGCGGCGATCTTCGCGGCGACCGCCGCCGATGTGCGGCACACCGTGGTGGGCGGGCGGCACATCGTCCGCCATGGCAGCCACCAGCTGGTGCACGACACCTCACGCGCGCTGCGCCGTGCCATCGCCGGTGTCCACGCCAACCTCTGA
- a CDS encoding response regulator transcription factor, protein MTRVLLAEDDASISEPLARALRREGYEVEVREDGPEALRAGLRGDVDLVVLDLGLPGMDGLEVCRRLRNEGHGLPVLVLTARADEVDTVVGLDAGADDYVTKPFRLAELLARVRALLRRGNSEPGPAPTVHGIRIDVESHRAWMGEDELHLTAKEFDLLRVLVRDAGRVVTREQLMREVWDTTWWSSTKTLDMHISWLRKKLGDDAGNPRYIATVRGVGFRFEKS, encoded by the coding sequence ATGACCCGTGTGCTGCTCGCCGAGGACGACGCATCCATCTCGGAGCCACTGGCCCGTGCCCTGCGTCGCGAGGGATACGAGGTGGAGGTGCGCGAGGACGGCCCCGAGGCACTGCGGGCCGGCCTGCGCGGCGACGTCGATCTGGTCGTCCTGGATCTGGGCCTGCCGGGCATGGACGGGCTTGAGGTCTGTCGCCGGCTGCGGAACGAGGGGCACGGTCTCCCCGTGCTGGTGCTGACCGCCCGCGCCGACGAGGTGGACACCGTGGTGGGCCTGGACGCCGGCGCCGACGACTACGTGACCAAGCCCTTTCGGCTGGCCGAGCTGCTGGCCAGGGTGCGGGCGCTGCTGCGCCGGGGCAACAGCGAGCCTGGCCCGGCGCCGACGGTGCACGGCATCCGGATCGACGTGGAGTCCCACCGCGCCTGGATGGGCGAGGACGAACTGCATCTGACGGCGAAGGAGTTCGACCTGCTGCGGGTGCTGGTGCGGGACGCGGGCCGGGTGGTCACCCGGGAGCAGCTGATGCGCGAGGTCTGGGACACCACCTGGTGGTCCTCCACCAAGACGTTGGACATGCACATCTCCTGGCTCCGCAAGAAGCTCGGCGACGACGCGGGCAACCCGCGTTACATCGCGACCGTCCGGGGCGTGGGATTCCGCTTCGAGAAGAGTTGA
- a CDS encoding protease inhibitor I42 family protein, whose protein sequence is MEKERRAARTGRGTGAAFAALAVVTALAAGGLTACQETSGPNGGPEPARTEFTDPDQPVEVLEGETFTLVLEENPSTGFVWKTVDPAPDPAVAAPAGDRFESDNPELDGIGGTRYLHFDAVGEGETLIVLQRSRDTEPTGDELTFEVTVGAATG, encoded by the coding sequence GTGGAGAAGGAACGGAGAGCCGCGAGGACCGGGCGCGGGACCGGCGCCGCGTTCGCCGCGCTGGCCGTGGTGACCGCGCTGGCCGCCGGCGGGCTGACCGCCTGCCAGGAGACGAGCGGCCCGAACGGCGGACCCGAGCCGGCCCGGACGGAGTTCACCGATCCGGACCAGCCGGTCGAGGTTCTGGAAGGCGAAACGTTCACCCTCGTCCTGGAGGAGAACCCGTCCACCGGTTTCGTCTGGAAGACCGTCGATCCGGCACCCGACCCGGCCGTGGCGGCCCCGGCGGGCGACCGGTTCGAGTCCGACAACCCCGAGCTGGACGGCATCGGCGGCACCAGGTATCTCCACTTCGACGCGGTCGGCGAGGGGGAGACCCTGATCGTCCTCCAGCGCTCCAGGGACACCGAGCCGACGGGCGACGAGCTGACCTTCGAGGTCACGGTGGGTGCGGCGACCGGATGA